AGGCGACGGAAACCCCTCAGAGAGACAGCACGATTAAATGTCCATTATTCTGGATGACATCAGAGCGATCTATCGCAACGATCCGGCCGTCAGAAACATCGAGTTTCTGCTATATCCTGGATTCCAGGCTACCCTGGCCCATAGGTTGATCCACTTATTGTGGAAACTGAGAATACCCTTTGTCCCGCGCCTGCTATCTCAAGTGTCGCGGTTTGTGACCGGGCTTGAAATCCATCCAGGCGCGACCATTGGGCGCGGTTTTTTTGTCGATCACGGCGCCGGGGTGGTGATCGGCGAAACCACGGTGATTGGTGACAACTGCGTTCTTTTTCACAACGTAACCCTCGGCGGCACCGGCAAACATCATGGCAAAAGGCATCCAACGGTAGGCAGCAATGTATTCATAGGCACCGGGGCGACTCTGCTGGGACCTATTGAAGTGGGCGACAATGTCAAGATCGGCGCCAACACTTTCGTGGTAATGCGCGACATTCCATCGAACTGTTCGGTGGTCGGAACGCCGGCGCGCATCATCAAGAGAAACGGGATACAGCGGGAGGAAGAACTGCCCAAAACCATAGATCGCTTGTTGCACGAAGAGAGTCTTGGTTGAATCTCAGACCTTACTCGCCGAAGATCAGAGCCTGGTATCGGTAGATTACCGCTTCCGGCGATTTGTAGGCCTCTTCGGGAAGCCCGGCTTTCCAACAGGTCTTCTCAAGGAAAGCCGTCCGGTTCCAACCCTTGTCGACCGCAACCTGCGGAAGCAACAAGCCTCGACGCTGCCCCAGTTCGATCATCAACCCGTCGCGGCCGATTTTGATCTCATCCAGCGACTTGACTTCTTCCATAGGTGTCAGAACTGAAATCTCTATATGCAAATCGGGCAATTCCTCGGCTGTCACCGGAGAGAATCGATCATCCTGGATGGCCGCTTTAACCGCACACTCCGCTACCGTGCGATACAACGGCTGGACGGCGTGAGTAAAGCCGATACAACCACGGAGCGTCGCTTGCTTCTCAAGCGTGACGAAGGCAGCACCCGGCTCAGCCAGGATGTCCGGTACCTCGAAGGCTGGCAGTTTGCCGCTCTTTAAGAAGCTCGCGATGGACTGACGAGCGATCTGTAACAACCGCTTTTTGTGCGTGTCACTCAGC
This DNA window, taken from Candidatus Zixiibacteriota bacterium, encodes the following:
- the cysE gene encoding serine O-acetyltransferase; protein product: MSIILDDIRAIYRNDPAVRNIEFLLYPGFQATLAHRLIHLLWKLRIPFVPRLLSQVSRFVTGLEIHPGATIGRGFFVDHGAGVVIGETTVIGDNCVLFHNVTLGGTGKHHGKRHPTVGSNVFIGTGATLLGPIEVGDNVKIGANTFVVMRDIPSNCSVVGTPARIIKRNGIQREEELPKTIDRLLHEESLG